A region from the Thermoanaerobaculum aquaticum genome encodes:
- the hemH gene encoding ferrochelatase, with product MSNGPGGFTHSQPEGLGVLLINLGTPEAPTPSALRRYLREFLSDRRVVELPRWRWWPILHLFVLTTRPRRSAALYRRIWWEEGSPLLVIGRRQAQGLQALLRERWGPQVWVRLAMRYGNPSIRQGLRELSSLGCRRVLLFPLYPQYASATTGSSLEVAFRELARWRWVPEVRVVASYHDHPAYVKALANSVRESWQREAPGEKLLFSFHGIPLAAFLAGDPYFCHCQKTARLVAEELELPRDRWEVAFQSKFGRDPWLEPATIELVSQWGRQGLSSLDVLCPGFAADCLETLEEIAMTNREAFLHAGGGRFRYIPALNDRPDHLQALSEIASGHMAGWGEAADVSERERRFREFVAANPFPGAERF from the coding sequence TTGAGTAACGGCCCTGGGGGTTTTACCCATAGCCAGCCTGAAGGGCTCGGTGTGCTCCTCATCAACCTGGGTACCCCCGAGGCTCCCACCCCTTCGGCCCTCCGTCGTTACCTCCGGGAGTTCCTTTCCGATCGTCGGGTGGTGGAGCTGCCCCGCTGGAGGTGGTGGCCGATCCTCCACCTCTTCGTTTTGACCACCCGCCCCCGTCGCTCGGCGGCGCTTTACCGCCGCATTTGGTGGGAGGAGGGTTCCCCCCTGCTGGTCATTGGCCGCAGGCAAGCCCAGGGGCTTCAAGCCCTCCTGCGGGAGCGCTGGGGCCCCCAGGTTTGGGTGCGCCTGGCCATGAGGTACGGCAACCCCTCCATCCGCCAGGGCCTGCGGGAGCTTTCCTCTTTGGGGTGCCGCCGGGTGCTGCTTTTTCCCCTGTACCCGCAGTACGCCTCGGCCACCACCGGTTCCAGCCTGGAGGTGGCCTTCCGGGAGCTCGCGCGCTGGCGGTGGGTGCCGGAAGTGAGGGTGGTGGCCTCCTACCACGATCACCCGGCGTACGTTAAGGCTCTGGCCAATTCGGTACGGGAAAGCTGGCAGCGGGAAGCACCCGGAGAGAAGCTACTGTTTTCCTTTCACGGCATCCCGCTGGCCGCTTTTTTAGCCGGCGATCCCTACTTCTGCCACTGTCAAAAGACGGCCCGCTTGGTGGCCGAGGAGCTGGAGCTTCCCAGGGACCGTTGGGAGGTGGCGTTTCAGTCCAAGTTTGGCCGGGACCCCTGGCTGGAGCCTGCCACCATCGAGTTGGTCAGCCAATGGGGGCGACAGGGCCTTTCCAGCCTGGACGTGCTCTGTCCGGGCTTTGCCGCCGATTGCCTGGAGACCCTGGAGGAAATCGCCATGACCAACCGGGAGGCCTTCCTCCACGCTGGCGGCGGTCGCTTTCGCTACATCCCCGCCCTCAACGATCGGCCGGATCACCTGCAGGCCCTGAGCGAGATTGCCAGCGGCCATATGGCGGGTTGGGGTGAGGCTGCCGATGTGAGCGAGCGGGAGCGTCGTTTCCGGGAGTTTGTGGCCGCCAACCCCTTTCCGGGGGCCGAACGGTTTTAG
- a CDS encoding histone deacetylase family protein, producing MNHPPAAGSRFFRTRQRLKRALRALALALGRRPPFVVFDPSYREQLRGAPLDPLRGEKILAFLSMEHLLAGEQLTRPLPAAMKNLLLAHDPAYLESIQQNEVLTQILGTPVAPGQEEAILQLQRLMVGGTIQATRLVMAGAPFAVHLGGGFHHAGRNRGAGFCVLNDVAVAILRLRQRGFTGNVLVVDLDLHDGNGTREIFAHDPTVFTLSIHNRHWGETEAQASLSVALGDGVSDEAYLQAVEDALNKVLSTFSPSLAFFLAGADVAADDPLGNWNVSPQGVLQRDRLVLSRLRELGVPVVMVLAGGYGDRAWRYPARTLAWYLTGEPLEPPSDEVVALARMRQMAHIFGEAAEDEADWGLTEEDLFGALPSLPVQTRFLGSFSPVRVELMLERMGLLQQIRAKGFPCPTVTLELDHPLGHTLRIFGDPQKSELLLELRLARSSRVLPGFEVLSVEWLLLQNPRAQFTPERPRLPGQQHPGLGLLADVFAWLVVLCEELALDGLAFRPSHYHLAALARRHATFLYPEHAALFSAVSELLAPFSLPEASHLVHEGHVVHRETGQPVVWEAFPMVVPVSQRLREQVEGESYQRQAQAAKAALRLALRSEPR from the coding sequence TTGAACCACCCGCCGGCCGCCGGCTCCCGCTTCTTCCGAACCCGCCAGCGCCTCAAGCGGGCCCTCCGGGCCCTGGCCTTGGCGCTGGGTCGTCGCCCCCCGTTTGTGGTTTTTGACCCCAGCTACCGGGAGCAGCTGCGAGGCGCGCCCCTGGATCCCCTGCGGGGAGAAAAGATCCTGGCCTTTTTGAGCATGGAGCACCTGCTGGCCGGCGAACAGCTCACCCGCCCGCTGCCGGCAGCCATGAAGAACCTGCTCCTGGCCCACGATCCCGCGTACCTGGAGTCCATCCAGCAAAACGAGGTGCTCACCCAAATCCTGGGGACTCCGGTGGCTCCAGGGCAAGAGGAAGCCATCCTGCAGCTCCAACGCCTCATGGTTGGCGGCACCATTCAAGCCACCCGCCTGGTCATGGCGGGAGCCCCCTTTGCGGTGCATCTGGGAGGGGGGTTCCACCACGCCGGTCGTAACCGCGGCGCCGGTTTTTGCGTTCTCAACGATGTGGCGGTGGCCATCCTGCGCTTGCGCCAGCGGGGTTTTACCGGCAACGTTTTGGTGGTGGACCTGGACCTCCACGACGGCAACGGCACCCGCGAGATCTTTGCCCATGACCCCACGGTGTTCACGCTCTCCATTCACAACCGCCACTGGGGCGAGACTGAAGCACAAGCCTCCCTTTCGGTAGCCCTGGGGGATGGGGTCAGCGATGAGGCCTATTTGCAGGCGGTAGAGGACGCCTTGAACAAGGTTTTGTCCACCTTTTCCCCCAGCCTTGCCTTTTTCCTCGCCGGTGCCGACGTAGCCGCCGACGATCCGCTGGGAAACTGGAACGTGAGCCCACAAGGGGTCTTGCAGCGCGACCGCCTGGTGCTTTCCCGGCTGCGGGAGCTTGGGGTCCCGGTGGTGATGGTGCTGGCGGGTGGGTACGGTGATCGCGCCTGGCGCTATCCCGCCCGCACCCTGGCCTGGTACCTCACGGGCGAGCCTCTGGAGCCACCCTCCGACGAGGTGGTGGCTCTCGCCCGCATGCGGCAAATGGCCCACATTTTCGGAGAAGCAGCGGAAGACGAAGCCGACTGGGGGCTTACGGAGGAGGACCTGTTCGGCGCCCTTCCGAGCCTGCCGGTGCAAACCCGGTTTTTGGGGAGCTTTTCGCCAGTACGGGTGGAGCTCATGCTCGAGCGCATGGGCTTGCTCCAGCAAATCCGCGCCAAGGGCTTCCCCTGCCCCACCGTGACCCTGGAGCTTGACCACCCCCTGGGCCACACCCTGCGCATCTTTGGCGATCCGCAAAAGAGCGAGCTGCTCTTGGAGCTGCGCCTGGCCCGCTCCTCCCGGGTGTTACCGGGCTTTGAGGTGCTCTCGGTGGAGTGGCTCCTGCTGCAAAACCCCCGTGCCCAGTTCACCCCCGAACGCCCCCGTCTCCCGGGGCAGCAGCACCCCGGACTGGGGCTTCTCGCCGACGTCTTCGCCTGGCTGGTGGTGCTGTGCGAGGAGCTGGCCTTGGACGGGCTTGCCTTCCGCCCCTCCCACTACCACCTGGCGGCCTTGGCCCGTCGCCACGCCACTTTCCTTTACCCCGAGCACGCTGCGCTGTTTTCCGCAGTAAGCGAGCTTTTGGCCCCCTTTTCGTTGCCCGAGGCTTCCCACCTGGTGCACGAAGGGCACGTGGTTCACCGAGAAACCGGACAGCCTGTGGTTTGGGAGGCCTTCCCCATGGTGGTTCCGGTCTCCCAGCGCCTGCGGGAGCAGGTCGAAGGGGAAAGCTACCAGCGCCAGGCTCAGGCCGCCAAGGCCGCTCTCCGCCTGGCCTTGAGATCAGAACCTCGCTAA
- a CDS encoding cytochrome c3 family protein, whose product MKGSHRHLWLWAVTILAAVAVAAVQVPETVTLDKAKNKQAPVVMPHKVHADKYACDTCHHTQKGLTAEATEVKPCASCHLDPEKPETPSMREMSLSKNPFHKLCIDCHKKEAKGPTKCAECHKK is encoded by the coding sequence ATGAAAGGTTCCCACCGTCACCTTTGGCTTTGGGCCGTAACGATCCTGGCTGCTGTGGCCGTGGCCGCCGTGCAGGTCCCGGAGACCGTAACTTTGGACAAGGCCAAGAACAAGCAAGCTCCGGTGGTCATGCCGCACAAGGTCCACGCCGACAAATACGCCTGCGACACCTGCCACCACACCCAAAAGGGCCTGACTGCGGAAGCCACCGAGGTGAAGCCGTGCGCTTCGTGCCACCTGGACCCGGAAAAGCCGGAAACCCCGTCCATGCGCGAAATGAGCCTCAGCAAGAACCCGTTCCACAAGCTGTGCATTGACTGCCACAAGAAAGAAGCCAAAGGCCCCACCAAGTGCGCCGAGTGCCACAAGAAGTAA